In Longimicrobium sp., the DNA window CGCCCGCGGCTTCTCGCCGGCCGGCGCCGCCGCCTGCCCCGCCTCGTCGGCCGGGGTAGCGCCGTCGGCGGCAGACAACGAGCCAAGCAGCTCGTTGACGCTCACCGTATCGCCCTCGGCTTTCACGATCTTCTCGATGACGCCGGCCGCCTGCGCCGCCACCTCGACGGTGATCTTGTCAGTCTCCAGCTCCACCAGGATCTCGTCCTTTTCGACGCGATCCCCTTCCTTCTTGGTCCACCGGCCCACCGTCGCCTCTACGACGGACTCGCCCAGAGGCGGCACCCGGATTTCAACGGCCATGCTGTTGCTCCGCAGCAGATGTTAGCTCCATCAGCCTTCCCCCAGCTTACGCTTTCCGATCAGCTCCGCGACCATCCGGCCGGCTCCCACCGACTCCGCCATCGCTTCGGCGGCGTCCAAGGACGGCGCGCCGGAAAGGGCGGCGAAGACCAGGCGGTGCTGCTCGGCCAGGTGCCGGTGCATGTAGCCCTCGGCAGGGCTGGCGCGGTCGGGGCGCCCCTCGTATCGCAGCGGCAGCTCGCCCAGCAGGGATTGCAGGCGAGGCGCCATGTAGTTCCAGGCGCCCATGTTGCGCGGCTCTTCCTGCACCCAGACGACTTCGTGCAGGTTGGGATAGCCGGCGACCACCTCGGTGAGCTCGTGCCCCGGGAAGGGATACAGCTCCTCCACGCGGGCGATGGCCACGCGCTCGATGCCTTCCACCGCAGCGCGCTCCTTGCGCTGGTCTTCCGTACCGCCGACCAGGTCCACGTACACCTTGCCCGAGCACAGCACCAGGCGGGTGATGGACTCCGCGCGGTCCGCGGCGGAGGCGTCGGGAATCACCGGCTGAAAGGTGCCCGTCGCCAGCTGGTCGA includes these proteins:
- a CDS encoding biotin/lipoyl-containing protein, which translates into the protein MAVEIRVPPLGESVVEATVGRWTKKEGDRVEKDEILVELETDKITVEVAAQAAGVIEKIVKAEGDTVSVNELLGSLSAADGATPADEAGQAAAPAGEKPRA